A window of Excalfactoria chinensis isolate bCotChi1 chromosome Z, bCotChi1.hap2, whole genome shotgun sequence contains these coding sequences:
- the GAS1 gene encoding growth arrest-specific protein 1 produces the protein MPARPPAWLWLAAALGALWPPRSSPVQGRRLICWQAVLQCQGEPECSYAYNQYAEACAPVLLQQQPAASGGDGPAAAAASAASRRRCPSHCIAALIQLNHTRRGPALEDCDCAQDENCRATKRAIEPCLPRTSSPAAGGAGGGGPGGGAGGGPGVMGCTEARRRCDWDSRCSQALNRYMAYCGKLFNGLRCTPECRAVIEDMLAVPKAVLLNDCVCDGLERPICESVKENMARLCFGADMGSNGAGSSGGSDGGLEEYYDEDYEEEPSQKGRDEAEDNAGPEPGFPMQTDGAGRAASAAWALLASILLLLLPPL, from the coding sequence GGCGGCGCTGGGCGCCTTGTGGCCGCCCCGGAGCTCTCCGGTGCAGGGCCGGCGGCTGATCTGCTGGCAGGCGGTGCTGCAGTGTCAGGGGGAGCCCGAGTGCAGCTACGCTTACAACCAGTACGCCGAGGCGTGCGCCCcggtgctcctgcagcagcagccggcGGCGAGCGGCGGGGACGGGCCGGCGGCAGCCGCGGCCTCGGCCGCCTCCCGGCGGCGGTGCCCCAGCCACTGCATCGCGGCCCTCATCCAGCTCAACCACACCCGGCGCGGCCCGGCGCTGGAGGACTGCGACTGCGCTCAGGACGAGAACTGCCGCGCTACCAAGCGCGCCATCGAGCCCTGCCTGCCCCGCACCAGCAGCCCCGCGGCCGGCggcgcggggggcggcgggcccggcggcggcgcggggggcGGCCCCGGCGTGATGGGCTGCACGGAGGCGCGACGGCGCTGCGACTGGGACAGCCGCTGCAGCCAGGCGCTCAACCGCTACATGGCCTACTGCGGAAAGCTGTTCAACGGGCTGCGCTGCACGCCCGAGTGCCGCGCCGTCATTGAGGACATGCTGGCCGTGCCCAAGGCCGTGCTGCTCAACGACTGCGTCTGCGACGGGCTGGAGCGGCCCATCTGCGAGTCGGTCAAGGAGAACATGGCCCGCCTCTGCTTCGGGGCCGACATGGGCAGCAACGGCGCAGGCAGCAGCGGAGGCTCGGACGGCGGCCTGGAGGAGTATTACGACGAGGACTACGAGGAGGAGCCGAGCCAGAAGGGGAGGGACGAGGCGGAGGACAATGCGGGCCCGGAGCCCGGCTTCCCCATGCAGACGGATGGTGCCGGCCGGGCCGCCAGCGCGGCCTGGGCGCTGCTGGCCTccatcttgctgctgctgctaccgCCGCTCTag